In Nicotiana tabacum cultivar K326 chromosome 11, ASM71507v2, whole genome shotgun sequence, a single window of DNA contains:
- the LOC107761143 gene encoding cytochrome P450 77A1, translating to MDFIFTALAILVSAFILLFTRKTKYNLPPGPPGWPVVGNLFQIASSGKQFFEYVRELKPKYGSIFTLKMGARTMIVVSSADLAYEALIEKGQIFATRPSETPTRTIFSCNKFSVNAAIYGPLWRSLRKNMVQNMLSSSRVKEFRECREMAMDKLIERIHADAKANNDVVWVLKNARFAVFYILLVMCFGVEMDEKMIETVDEMMKDVLMELHPRIDDFLPILSLFVGYKQRKRVREVRKRQIETLVPLIEKRRRAIRNPGSDKTAASFSYLDTLFDVKIEGKKSGPTNPELVTLCSEFLNGGTDTTATAIEWAIGRMIENPSIQNRIYEEIRNTVGDRKVDEKDMDKMPYLNAVVKELLRKHPPTYVTFTHAVTEPTTLGGYDIPTDANVEFFVPGISHDPKVWSDPEKFDPDRFLSGREDADITGVTGVKMMPFGVGRRICPGLGLGTVHINLMLARMVQEFEWSAYPANSKVDFTEKLKFTVVMKNPLRAKVKPRM from the exons ATGGACTTCATATTCACAGCTTTGGCCATTCTTGTCTCAGCTTTCATCTTATTATTCACACGAAAAACCAAATACAATCTTCCTCCAGGACCACCGGGTTGGCCGGTAGTCGGTAACCTTTTTCAAATAGCTAGTTCTGGTAAGCAATTTTTCGAATATGTAAGAGAGCTCAAACCTAAATATGGCTCCATTTTCACACTCAAAATGGGTGCTCGTACTATGATTGTTGTTAGCAGTGCTGACTTGGCTTACGAagctttaattgaaaagggtCAAATTTTCGCTACCCGCCCGAGTGAAACCCCGACCCGAACCATTTTCAGTTGCAACAAATTCAGTGTCAATGCAGCAATTTACGGGCCACTTTGGCGATCCCTTAGAAAAAATATGGTCCAAAATATGCTTAGTTCGAGTAGAGTGAAAGAGTTTCGTGAATGTAGAGAAATGGCAATGGATAAGTTGATTGAAAGGATACATGCAGATGCTAAGGCCAataacgacgtcgtttgggtgcTGAAAAACGCGCGTTTCGCGGTGTTTTATATACTTTTGgttatgtgttttggtgttgaAATGGATGAAAAAATGATTGAAACCGTTGATGAAATGATGAAGGATGTGCTGATGGAGCTTCatccaagaatagatgattttcTTCCTATACTGAGCTTGTTTGTTGGTTATAAACAACGTAAGAGAGTTCGCGAAGTTCGCAAGCGACAAATAGAAACACTTGTCCCTTTGATCGAGAAACGTCGAAGAGCTATACGAAATCCAGGGTCCGACAAGACAGCTGCCTCGTTTTCGTACCTAGACACTTTATTTGACGTTAAGATCGAAG GTAAAAAGTCAGGACCAACAAATCCGGAGCTTGTAACACTATGTTCAGAGTTCTTGAACGGTGGGACCGACACAACCGCTACTGCAATAGAGTGGGCCATAGGGAGAATGATCGAAAATCCAAGCATACAGAATAGAATATACGAAGAGATTAGAAATACAGTGGGTGACAGAAAGGTTGACGAAAAGGATATGGATAAGATGCCTTATTTAAACGCCGTCGTAAAGGAGCTTTTACGTAAACATCCTCCTACGTACGTTACATTTACCCATGCAGTAACGGAGCCAACAACATTGGGTGGGTATGACATACCCACAGATGCTAATGTGGAGTTTTTTGTACCCGGGATCTCGCATGACCCGAAAGTTTGGTCCGACCCTGAAAAGTTTGACCCGGATAGGTTTCTATCCGGGCGGGAGGATGCTGATATTACGGGTGTGACCGGGGtgaagatgatgccattcggggtCGGGCGGAGGATTTGCCCGGGTTTGGGTCTGGGAACGGTGCATATAAATTTGATGTTGGCCCGAATGGTTCAAGAGTTTGAATGGTCCGCTTACCCGGCAAATAGCAAAGTGGATTTTACTGAGAAATTAAAATTTACTGTGGTGATGAAAAATCCTTTAAGAGCTAAGGTCAAGCCAAGAATGTAA